One Myxococcales bacterium genomic window, GCCTCTGCGGAGAGCTCGACGGTCGAGGTGACGGGCGAGGCCATTTCTGGCGGTTATCGCCTCTCGGTATCCGATCGCGGTCCGGGGCTACCCGAGTCGCTGCGAGGGCGAGCCTTCGAGCCGTTCTTCAGCGGTCGCCGCGGGGGTTCGGGGCTCGGGCTGGCGGTTTGCAAGGGCATCGTCGAGGCGCATGACGGTAGCATCGAGCTTCAGGAGCGGAAGGGAGGAGGCACGCGGGTAGTGGTGACACTCCTCGATCGGCCGGAGCCAGTGGAGGCGAGCCATGGGTGAGCACAGCGTCTTGGTGGTGGACGACCGGGCGAACATGCTGAGCTTGGCCAAGAAGGTGCTGGGCAAGGACGTGCGAGTGCTCACGGCCTCGGGCGGACGCGAGGCGCTCGAAGTGTTGAAAGCCCAGCCGGTTTCAGTCGTCGTGTGTGATCTGCGCATGCCGGACATGGAGGGCATCGAAGTACTGCGTGAGTGCAAGCGGTTGCGCCCGAACACCGAGTTCATCCTGATGACGGCGTACGCCTCCGTCGCGACCGCCGTGGAAGCGCTGAGACTTGGTGCGTACGACTACATCACCAAGCCGTTCGATCCCGATCAGCTGCGTGGAGTCGTGCTCAGCGCCGTGGGGCGCTCGGCGCCCGCGAGTGAACCGAATGGCGACGACCCCACTCCCAAAGAACTGCTGCCGGGTCTCGTCGGCCGCTCGCCACCGATGCGGGAGCTAGCGGCTCAGGTGGTGCGGTACGCGGCCAGCGACGCGACCGCGCTGGTGATCGGGGAGACCGGCACCGGCAAAGAGCGCATTGCGCGGGCCCTCCACACCCAGGGCGACCGGGCGTCGCAGCGCTTCGTGGCGGTCAACTGCGCGGCCATCCCCGCGGAGCTGCTCGAGAGTGAGCTCTTCGGCTACGCGAAAGGTGCATTCAGCGGCGCGTCCCGCGATCGCGGAGGGCTGTTCGAAGAGGCGAACCATGGGACTTTGTTCCTCGACGAGATCGGCGAGCTCCGCCTGTCGCTGCAGGCCAAGCTCACCCGGGCGATCGAAGAGAAGGCCGTGCGCCGCCTGGGTGAGTCCCGCGAGCGCAGCGTGGACGTGCGCCTGGTCGCGGCGACGCATCGTGATCTGGAGGCCATGGTCAAGGCCGGCACCTTCCGCGAAGATCTCTGGTATCGCCTCAACGTGGCACGGGTTTCGGTGCCACCGCTCCGGGAGCGGAAGGACGACATCCCGCTGCTCTCTCGCCACTTTCTGCGCGAACGCGCCGCGTCGATTTCGGACCGCCGCATCGAAGGCTTCAGTGACGAAGCGTTGGCCCGGCTCAGCGCCTACGACTGGCCCGGCAACGTGCGCCAGCTCCGCTCTGCGGTCGAACGCGCGTATCTACTCGCCCCGGGCGACACCGTCAATGTGAGTGATCTTCCCGATGAGCTGCTCCAGCGCCGAGCGCCGAGCGGTGGGAGCGAGCTGGCTAATCTCACCTGGCAAGCGGCGCTCGAGCACGCACGCGAGGAGGCCGCGCAGCTCTACCTCAGCGCCGTCATGGAGCGCTTCGACGGGCGCGTCGCGGACGCCGCGGCCCACGCGGGCATCGAGCGGGAGAGCTTCTACCGTCTGCTCCGGCGCTACGGGGTTCGATCGGAAGGGGGCTGACGCGCCCCAACGCGCAGCGTGACCGAGTCGGTCACGCCGGGCCGCGGGACGCCGCTGCTTGTGGGTTTCTCACGGGGAAAATCGCTGATTTCCACAGTGAAGAGGCCGCGGCACGCGACGTGCAATTCGTCGCGCCATGAAATGCCTCAGCCTGTCCCTCGCCCTGTCCCTATCCCTTCTGACGGCCTGCGAGTCCCCCGGAACCGCGGCATCCGGCTCCGGCACTCCGGCCGCGCCCACCACTCCGGCCGCCACAGCGGCGCGCGTGATCGACATTCAGGTCGGCAGCGACGGGTTCACCCCGAGCAACATCGCGCTGAATGCCCACGAGAAAGCCACGCTCCGCTTCACCCGTGTGTCGGACGAGACCTGCGCCAAGAAGGTCGTTTTTCCGGAGCTGAAGCTGGAGAAGGACCTGCCGCTGAAACAAGCCGTCGAGGTCAGCGTTCCGACCGATTCGGCGCGAACGCTGGCGTTCCAGTGTGGCATGGGGATGTTCAAATCGTCAGTCGTGATCAACTGAGCTCGTACCCGGAAAGGACCACCCACAAATGTCGAAGCTCGGATTTTTCACGTACGTTCTGTCGGGCACGGCGCTGTTCGTCGTCCTCGGCTGTGAGGTCGATGCATCGCCGAGCACGGCCGTCACGCCGATCCCCAGCGCCGAACCGACGCCAACGCCGCCACCGGCCGCTCGGGCGGACACCCGGAATGAAAGCCCAGCGCCGAGGGCGCCCGCGCCAGCGGACCCCGCACTGGCTCCTGCAGCGCCGGGCGCGTGCTGCGGCTCCTCCATGTGCCAGCGGGTTCCCGGAGGTTGTGGATGCCGTTCGAAGGGCAATCCCAGCGCTAACTGCGGCGGTTGAGCCCCGCGTCGAACTTCGTGTCCCCAACGGTCACGCTGTGACTCACACGGTCACAAGTACTCCGCGACCGATTGGCGCACCCTCCGAGGAACCATGCACGACCACGACCATTCGACAGACTCCGGGCCGGAACGGGGCCAGAAGGACCCGGTCTGTGGCATGGCGGTCAAGCCCGACTCGGCTCATCAGACCACACACGGATCGAACGACTACTCGTTCTGCAGCGCGCGGTGCCTCGAAAAATTCCGGGCGGACCCCGAGCGCTACCTGGCCGACACCCCAGCTGTCCCGCCCGCCGAGAGCGCGACGCAAGCACCCGGTCGTCGTTACACCTGCCCGATGCACCCCGAGGTGGTGAGTGATGCGCCCGGGAGCTGTCCCATCTGCGGCATGGCGCTCGAGCCGATGGACGTCGTGCTCGACGACGAGAACGAAGACGCCGAGCTTCGTTACATGCAGCGCCGTCTGTGGTTCGCTGCCGCACTCACTCTGCCGCTGATCTTCGTGGCCATGGGGGACATGCTGCCGGGACGACCCGTCTCGGCGCTCCTGTCTCAGCGCTCCCGCGTCATGCTCGAGCTCGGTCTGGCGACGCCGGTTTGTTTGTGGTCGGCATGGCCCTTCTATGTTCGGGGCGTGCAATCGCTCGTGAACAAGAGCCTCAACATGTTCACGCTGATCGCGCTCGGCGTGAGCGCCGCGTACGGCTACAGCCTGGTCGCCGCGCTTCTGCCCGGAGTCTTTCCGGCATCGTTCCGCCTCGAGGGTGGCGAGGTGGCCGTGTACTTCGAGGCTGCGGGCACCATCGTCACGCTGATCTTGGTCGGCCAGGTGCTGGAGCTTCGGGCCCGCAGTCAGACCAGCGCCGCGGTCAAGAAGCTGCTCGGCATGGCCGCCAAGTCCGCGCGGCGCATCCTCGACGACGGCACCGAAGAGGACGTACCGCTCGACGCCGTGAAGGTCGGGGATCGCTTGCGAGTGCGACCCGGGGAGAAAGTCCCGGTCGACGGCGTGGTGCTCGAGGGTCAGAGCAGCATCGACGAGTCGATGGTCACCGGCGAGCCCATCCCAGTCGGCAAAGCCGCCGGCGACACCGCCATCGGCGCGACGATCAACGGCACGGGCAGCCTGGTCATCCGGGCCGAGAAGGTCGGCTCCGAGACGCTGCTCTCTCGCATCGTGACCATGGTCGCCGAGGCCCAGCGCAGCCGCGCGCCGATCCAGAAATTGACGGACGTCGTGGCCGGCTACTTCGTGCCCGCCGTCATCGCCGTTGCGGTCGCCACGTTCGCCGTCTGGGCGTCCTTCGGCCCCGAGCCACGCATGGCTCACGCTCTCGTCAACGCCGTGGCGGTGTTGATCATCGCCTGCCCCTGCGCCCTTGGCTTGGCGACCCCCATGTCGATCATGGTCGCGACGGGGCGGGGGGCCTCGATCGGCGTCCTGTTCCGGAACGCCGAGGCGATCGAGGTCTTGCGCAAGGTCGACACGCTGGTGGTCGACAAGACCGGCACGTTGACCGAGGGAGCTCCCAAGCTCGTGAGTGTGGTGACTGTCGCAGGTGTCGACGAAACGACGCTGCTGGGTCTGACGGCGGCGCTCGAGCTCGCCAGTGAGCACCCGCTTGCCGCTGCGATCGTCGAGGGCGCGAAGACGCGCGGTGTTGCGCCCGGGAGCGCCGAGCGCTTCGAGTCCCTCCACCGGCAAAGGGGTCGAGGGCGTCGTGGACGGACGGCCCGTCGCGCTCGGTAACAGCGCGCTGATGGAACACCTGAGCGTGGACGCTTCCAAGCTGTTCGAGCGCGCCGAAGAGCTGCGCGCGGAGGGACAGACCGTCATGTTCGTCGCGGTCGACAGCGAGGCGGCGGGCCTGTTGGGCGTCGCAGACCCGATCAAAGAGAGCACCCCGAGGCGATCCGAGAGCTGCACGCCGAAGGAATTCGGGTCGTGATGATGACCGGAGACGGCAAGACGACGGCGCTCGCCGTCGCCAAGCGGCTGGGCATCGACGACGTCATCGCCGAGGTGCTGCCCGACCAGAAAGCCGCTGGGGTCGAACGACTTCAGAGCGAGGGGCGCACGGTCGCCATGGCGGGGGATGGCATCAACGACGCGCCGGCGCTGGCTCTCGCTCACGTTGGCATCGCCATGGGCACCGGCACCGATGTTGCCATGGAGAGCGCGGGCGTGACGCTGGTGAAGGGTGATCTCAGAGGCATCGTTCGGGCGCGTCGGCTGTCCCGGCGCACCATGGCGAACATCAAACAGAACCTGTTCTTCGCCTTCGCGTACAACGCGGCCGGCGTGCCCATTGCGGCCGGCGTGCTCTACCCGACCTTCGGCCTGCTGCTCAGCCCCATCTTCGCCGCGGCGGCCATGAGCCTGAGCTCGGTGTCGGTGATTGGCAACGCGCTCAGGCTGAGGAGTTTCCGCGCCTGAGGTCTGTTTTGGCGCCTCACAGCGAGCTGATCACCGGCAGGCTGAAATGCCCCGAGGTGCTGCGGCGGTTTTCCGACCGGGAGAACGTCACCGTCGTGGGGCCGGCAACGCCCGTCGCGTCGCGGTAACCCGTGCCGCCGTTGGCCGCGACGCCGTAGTTGAACGACGGCTGCAGCGCGACGCCGGAGAGCTTCGACTGGACCGAATCGGCGGTGTCGCCTTTGTTGGTCAGTTCTTATTCGTAGGTGAACGCCCGGCAAGCGACCGCGGAGAAGCTGATCTCGACGCCGTCGACTATGGTGGACGGACCCACTGCATAAGTCCAGACCCGGCGGCACCGTGCCGTCGCGCAACAGAAGTGTTTCGCTCGCCTTCTTCTCGCATAGGGACGCGCTCCGGCCGCGCGATCAACGTCGACTTGTCAGACTCCGCGCTCGAGCACGCAGGGAGCGCATCCGGCGCGGGGGCTGGTGGACTGCCGAGATCGTACGTTTCGGGTGCTGCTAACCACGAGTTTCCAGCCAGTGTCGAGGTGATCCTGCCAACCCCGCAGGCCGTTGAGTCCCGGCGCGCCATCGCGTGATGTCTCAGACGTTGTCCGCCGCGCATGGCGATGGCTGAACGATACGAGATGTGGCCCGGCATTCGCTCCCGGGAGGGCTGGACTCTCGGGCTCTCCCTCTGACGGACGCGGGCCGCGCTTGCGATCACTCCGACACTTCACAATCCATGTCCGTCAGCGAAAGATCGATGGCGCTCAGCAAGTGCCGCATGTTCTCGAGGTATTGTCCGCAACTCGCCCGGGCCGATTCCACGTCATCTGTTGCGAGCACCGTTTGGGTGTGCGCGTCGATTTCTTCGTTCGCGATTGCCATCGAATTGTGCATCGTCGCCTCCCCGAGTTCCGTACAGTGCTTCGCGCCCGCTCCCACCCGATTCAGAAAAGCGTCCAGCTTCTGCTC contains:
- a CDS encoding sigma-54-dependent Fis family transcriptional regulator, whose amino-acid sequence is MGEHSVLVVDDRANMLSLAKKVLGKDVRVLTASGGREALEVLKAQPVSVVVCDLRMPDMEGIEVLRECKRLRPNTEFILMTAYASVATAVEALRLGAYDYITKPFDPDQLRGVVLSAVGRSAPASEPNGDDPTPKELLPGLVGRSPPMRELAAQVVRYAASDATALVIGETGTGKERIARALHTQGDRASQRFVAVNCAAIPAELLESELFGYAKGAFSGASRDRGGLFEEANHGTLFLDEIGELRLSLQAKLTRAIEEKAVRRLGESRERSVDVRLVAATHRDLEAMVKAGTFREDLWYRLNVARVSVPPLRERKDDIPLLSRHFLRERAASISDRRIEGFSDEALARLSAYDWPGNVRQLRSAVERAYLLAPGDTVNVSDLPDELLQRRAPSGGSELANLTWQAALEHAREEAAQLYLSAVMERFDGRVADAAAHAGIERESFYRLLRRYGVRSEGG
- a CDS encoding cupredoxin domain-containing protein → MKCLSLSLALSLSLLTACESPGTAASGSGTPAAPTTPAATAARVIDIQVGSDGFTPSNIALNAHEKATLRFTRVSDETCAKKVVFPELKLEKDLPLKQAVEVSVPTDSARTLAFQCGMGMFKSSVVIN